Within Acidobacteriota bacterium, the genomic segment AAGAGAAGGGTACAGTGAAGTGGTTTAACGGAGCCAAGGGATACGGTTTCATCCAGCGCTCCACAGGCGAGGACGTGTTTGTCCATTTCTCCGTCATCCAAGAGAACGGGTATCGCACGCTCAATGAAGGCGAAGTTGTGGAGTTCGAACTACTCAAGGGGCCCAAAGGGCTTCAGGCGTCGAACGTTGTGCGCGGCAACGCTTAATCCACCCCACCCCCAATCCTCCCTTCCAGCTTTTCAGTCTCGCGAAGTCGCGCGAGGGAGAAATGCTGGAAGGGATTTCACGTTTTTGCCAGCACTCAAACGATGATAAAGAAAGAGCCGCTACTCGGATTCCGCAGCCGATGCGGCGATTTCTGCCGATGCGGAAAAATTGCGCTGTTTTTTTTCGTTCAGATGATTCATGGCCCAAGTCGCGTGCTCAGCAACAACGGGATCCTCGTTCGTAGCCAGTCCTTTCAGATCGGCAAGATATTCTTTGCGCCCGCTGTTACCCATCGCCACGGCAACGTTGCGCAGAAACCCCTCATGCTTCGCACGTGAGATCGGAGAGCCGCGAAATCGGTGGCGGAATTCCTGCCGCGAGATTCCCGCGAGTTGCGCAAGATCAGCATTCACCAATGATTCGTCCGGGAGGAAATCCGGATTACTCGTGACAGGCGCCTTGCGATTCCAGGGGCACACATCCTGACAAATGTCACAGCCAAAAACGTGTCGGCCGATTTTCTCACGCATTTCTGCGGGAATTGCGCCGCGCTTCTCAATCGTGAAATAAGCAATGCAGCGTGACGCATCCAGTTGGCGCGGAGCAACGATTGCCTCTGTCGGACACTCATCAATACAGCGGGTGCAGCTGCCGCAGCGATCCGGGGCGGTCGCGAGCTTTTCTTCGGAGACGAAAGCCGAGTATTCCAGGGATGTAACGATCACGCCGAGAAAGATCCACGAACCAAGTTGCTGATTGATGATGCAGGTATTTTTTCCCACCCATCCGATGCCCGCATATTTCGCGTACACCCGCTCGAGTACTGGACCGGTGTCGACGTAGGAGCGCGTGCTCACTTCACTGCCGGCGCCGCGGAGATGTTCGAGCAGCGCAGACTCAACGCGCCGAAGTTTCGTCAGGACAGTGCCGTGATAGTCAGCTGGGCTGAGAGCATAACGAGAGATCCAGCCCTGCGTTGCAGCGGTAGGATCGGTTGACTTCGGAGCCGGCGGATTGTAGTTCATCGCAGCTACAACAACCGACTTAGCCCACGGCAACGCTGTTTCAAGCGAACTGCGTCTATATGCGCCAGAGTCGCTCCGTCGCTTCAGGTACTCCATCTCTCCCGCGTAACCCGCATCGACCCATTCGGAGAAAAATGCCGACTCGCGCATCTCCGGGTGAGAAGCCGGAGCTATGCCGATGCGCTCAAAACCTGCGCCAGTCGCGGCGTCCTGCACGAGCTGAAAAAGCGGAGTATACACGTAACTATTGTCGCATCGTTCAAAGGCAAAACCGATTGAACACGGAGGACACGGAGATCACAGAGGAAAAAACCGGACTGACGGGATCTGATGGCACATTAATATCGTGCTTTGCACTTCGGGATTACGCTGGTGCATGCGTGTGAAAACGAACGCAGATCCGCCGTGCGCCTTATCGTTTGGGCCTTAATCCCCTCGCCGCCTCCCTGTCCTCCGTCTTCAATCCTGGCTTCTACTCTGCTTTAGAGCAAATTTTTCAAAGCAGCAGGAAGCCCATAGGCAGCAGCTTGGAATCTAACTTTTCTTACACTGTCGAAAGTTGAGGTGTCCCTAATTTATGCGTTGCGAGCGGTGTGGCTATTCCAGTCCGGAGAATCACCGATTCTGTGGTATGTGCGGCTCGAAGCTTGCAGAATCCGCGAACTCGGTTGTAATTGACGACAACGATCCCCTCGAAATCGAGAGTTCTGCTCATCGACTCGACAATCGATCCACATCCGCGCAGGAGCCGATTGAGTTCCGTCAGCGTGATCGTCGGCGCGAGCTTGCGCGTGACACTGCTCAATCCTCGGGATCCAACGGACGAACGAATTACACATCGGCGACGATCGCCAACCTTCCTCCCGATACTGCTCAGGAAGAGGTCGAAGAAGAGGTCCGCAGTCGCAGGCCCGCAAGCAAAGTGAGCGGCATCGGCGGACCATCGTTCCTCGGTCTCGGGTACGAAGGGAGCAACAGCGGCTTCGTGTACGACAAGCCGCGCAACGACGCATTTGTCTATGACACCGACAGTCCCCCTCCTGAGTATCTTCTGGAGGAAGTTCCACGAGGCGTCTCGTGGAGAGCCTGGGCGCTGTTCCTTCTGCTTTTGGCGGCAGCGGGACTCGGCTACGTGCAATGGCGCGCAAGTCACCATCAAGGGTTTCCCGATATTGCATCTATTCTTGCCCGAAATGGGCCAACCGTTGACCCAAGTGGGCCAGATATGAGGAACAATAACAATGCTCCGAAGCCGCAAGCTGCGGCGCCTGCGCCCGCTTCCGATTCCTCGACAACTGCGTCGGCGAAAGATGCCAACCAAAAAGCCTCTGCAACAGAGCCGACTGCGGCGAAAGAAAGAGACGAGGAAGCGAATTCAGATAAGAACCCTGCAGCTGCAAAGGACGCCAGTACAGCGAGCAAGAAAACTGACAGTGCTGCAGACGAGACTTCGGCCAAGCCACCAGCAAAGGCCCCGAAATCCGCAGTAGAGGATGAAGACAGCGCCGGATCAGCCAAGCCCGAATCCGATGGCCCTTTAGCCAAAGCCACCAAAGCAAAGCGCGTCCGTCCCGCTCCCGTCGAGGAGGAAGCTCCAAAGCCAAAGTCGCTGGGAGAAAAAGATCCGCTGATTGTGCAGGCGAACAAATACTTGCATGGGAGAGGCGGCAGCAAGAACTGCTCGGCAGCAGTCAATCTGCTGCGGCAAGCGTCGAGCGCCGGCAATCCGTCGGCGGATGTGAAACTCGGAGCGCTCTACTGGAGCGGCTCCTGTGTGACGCAAAGCAATGCCATTGCCTATCAGTGGTTCGCGCGCGCTCACTCACTCGAGCCGAATAACCGCTGGATCGAGCGTAGCCGCAGTTCACTTTGGGCGAGCTTGAGTGCGACAGAGCGGCGGAGGGTCGGCTACTAACTTTTGAGTTGCTTCGTCATTCCGAGCGAAACATCTCCGCGTTGTTCGCAGAAGATGCGGAGAGAGAAATCGTGAGTTCGAGCGAGATAGATTGAAATCAACCGATTGGGCACCGTGGGGATTCCTCGCCTACGGCTCGGAATGACAAGAAGATCAGATCCCTAACTTCTTCACTTCCTCGTTGTAGTATTTGCGATACAGGATGTCCCACTCCTGCGTCCCTTCGGTGATGATGCGCTTCTGACTCTCGATCTTCTGGCGCGCAGAGGCGTCGATGCGTTCCTCAGCTTTTAGCAGTTCTTCAAGAATCCGGCGAGCCTCGGTACGAATGGTATTGCGGTCCTCGATGAACTCCACTTCGTCGAGCGTAGCCAGCGTGTCGGCTATAGTATGGGCAAGTTTATTGACTTTGTCGCGCGAGATCCTCACAGCACCGCCTTGTACTTCTGCACGAGCTGTTGCTTTACTTTCTTGAACATCTCCTGATAGCTCGCGCCGGTAGTGCGCATCTCTTCCTGGTAGGCCTCGAGGATCATGCGAACTTCGTCATTAATGCGATCTTCGAGCTGCATCTCTTCGAGCACAGCCGAGTTCACGCGCTCGATGGTGGCGTTCACGTTCTTAGTATCGATGAACTCGCCTTCAATCAGTTTTTTTGTGACCTGGCGGGCTAAGTAGCCCACATATTCTTTGGAAACCAGCATGTTTCGTCTGCGAGAGTGGGGTAAACATTCGAGTGTAACAAGAATTGGATGATGGGGCCATGCCCGAAGCGGGACCGGGTGAAGTAATTCACCCGAGGCTATCGGCAGTCGGCTCTCGGCATTCGGTCAATCGACTCTCTTGCTGACTGCGAAGACTCCTACAGGCCGAAAGCCGACAGCCAGTGGCCGATAGCGTCTTCTCAGGTTGCCCGATTCTTTTTGTGCTCGCAACTCGCCGTATTGATGCACTCGTCTTTCAACCGCAGCCGCTCGACCGGCGCTCCACTCACGATGTGCGACTCGATGATCTCCGCCACATCTTCCGGCATCACGCGGCCATACCAGACCGCCTCTGGATACACGACCACATTCGGACCATGCTCGCATTGATCAAGACATCCAGACTTGTTGGCCCGCACAGTCGCTTTCAGACCTCGCGCAGCTATAGCATCCTTAAATGCCTTGTGCAGCTCTGCATTGCCATTGGGATTGCAGCAGCCCCGCGGACTTCCGGGCTCCCGCTGATTCGTACATATAAAGATGTGGTGTTTAAATCCTGGCATCGTTAGCAGGCTAGCAGAAGTGGGCATCGTTCAAGATTTGGTGTATTGTCGAATTTCTGCTGCAGGCCGAGAACCGCCTCCGGCAGCTCGCAAATGCGCAGCGAC encodes:
- a CDS encoding cold-shock protein gives rise to the protein MNKEKGTVKWFNGAKGYGFIQRSTGEDVFVHFSVIQENGYRTLNEGEVVEFELLKGPKGLQASNVVRGNA
- the queG gene encoding tRNA epoxyqueuosine(34) reductase QueG, whose product is MYTPLFQLVQDAATGAGFERIGIAPASHPEMRESAFFSEWVDAGYAGEMEYLKRRSDSGAYRRSSLETALPWAKSVVVAAMNYNPPAPKSTDPTAATQGWISRYALSPADYHGTVLTKLRRVESALLEHLRGAGSEVSTRSYVDTGPVLERVYAKYAGIGWVGKNTCIINQQLGSWIFLGVIVTSLEYSAFVSEEKLATAPDRCGSCTRCIDECPTEAIVAPRQLDASRCIAYFTIEKRGAIPAEMREKIGRHVFGCDICQDVCPWNRKAPVTSNPDFLPDESLVNADLAQLAGISRQEFRHRFRGSPISRAKHEGFLRNVAVAMGNSGRKEYLADLKGLATNEDPVVAEHATWAMNHLNEKKQRNFSASAEIAASAAESE
- a CDS encoding DUF507 domain-containing protein is translated as MRISRDKVNKLAHTIADTLATLDEVEFIEDRNTIRTEARRILEELLKAEERIDASARQKIESQKRIITEGTQEWDILYRKYYNEEVKKLGI
- a CDS encoding DUF507 domain-containing protein; translated protein: MLVSKEYVGYLARQVTKKLIEGEFIDTKNVNATIERVNSAVLEEMQLEDRINDEVRMILEAYQEEMRTTGASYQEMFKKVKQQLVQKYKAVL
- a CDS encoding ferredoxin, with product MPGFKHHIFICTNQREPGSPRGCCNPNGNAELHKAFKDAIAARGLKATVRANKSGCLDQCEHGPNVVVYPEAVWYGRVMPEDVAEIIESHIVSGAPVERLRLKDECINTASCEHKKNRAT